TTCATAACCGTCAATACTTCTCCCACTAGTTCTGGGTCAAGTGCAGAAGTCGGCTCATCGAATAAAATAATATCTGGGTTCAAGGCCACTGCACGGGCAATACCAACACGCTGCTGTTGACCGCCAGATAACTGACTTGGATAAGCATCATATTTTTCTGACAGCCCTACTTTATCAAGCGCTTTTTTACCAATTTCAATCGCTTCGGCCTTTGCTATTTTTCTGCCAATAACAAGTCCTTCTGTCACATTTTCTAAAGCTGTTTTATTCGTAAAAAGATTATAATTTTGGAAGACAAACGCAACACGTTGACGAATAGCATGGACGTCCCTCTTTTTGACATTTTGAAAATCAACATCGATCGTACCGAATGTCGCATGCCCTTGGTCGGCCTTTTCTAAAAAGTTAATGCAACGCAATAAAGTCGTTTTACCTGAGCCACTCGGGCCTAAAATCACAACTACGTCACCTTTATCAATCGATAAATCTACACCTTTTAAAATTTCATTATCGCCAAATGATTTATGAATATTTTTGATTTTTAACATGATGATTCACCCCTTAGGCATTTGCCACTTTGTATTTGCTCAAATATTGCTCGTATCGTTTAAACAAGTATTCAACCGTACTGCATAAAATTAAATACACGATGAATATATCAAGATATGCTTCTACGTAATTGTAGCCCACATTTGCAGCAACTTTTGCCTTCAATGTAATTTCTGGTAAGGACATCGCATATCCCAATGACGTCGCTTTTATTAGGTTTACTGTTGCTGTACAAATATTCGGCATCGCCACTACTAATGCTTGTGGAATAATAATTCGGCGATAAGCTTGAAATGTCGTTAAACCTACTGCATGTGCCGCCTCTAGCTGACCCTTTTCAATGGTACCGAGTGCCGAACGGAATACCTCTATTAAAATAGCTGTTGTACTAAAAGCAAACACGATAAATGCATACCAAATTGGATTGATTTTATAAATGTCATAGGTAATATGATATTTTTCAAAAACCATTTTTAAGATAAGTGGAATACTACTATAAATAATAAAAATCTGAATAATAATTGGCGTACCTCGAACAAAGGATACATAAATCTTTGCTAGATGATGGATGACTGGAATTTTATTAATGCGTGTTAGCGCTAATAAAAAACCAAGTGGAAGGGCAACGAGTAAAGCAACAACCGTTACAAGGAGTGCGATCGGTACGCCCGATAATGCTACAAAAAAGGTATCAACTAAAAATTGGTAGTTCATCATTACGCCTCCTTACGTTGTTTCTAACGTTCTTTTCCCCTTGCCAAAAAACTTTTCTAAAATAGCAAAGAATTTTTCAATCACAATTGATAGTACCCAATAAACAATCGCAAGTGCGATATAGATTTCCAGTGCATGGGCATTAATATTACTTGCAATAATTAAATTGGCCTTGCCCACAATATCAATTAACCCAATTGTGTAAGCCAATGCTCCTTCTTGTAATAGCGCAATCATGGCATTTCCGAAGTTTGGTAATGCGATCACAAGCGCTTGAGGAAAAATAATGCGGCGATAAGCTTGGAACGGCGTTAATCCTACACTAACTGCCGCTTCAAACTGTCCCTTATTAATCGCCAAATAGGAGGACCTAATCACTTCAGACATAATTGCTGCAAACTGCAATGTAAATGTCACGACGACGAAGAAGGCTGTCTCTATCGCATGAAGATTTAAACCGATGTTTTCTGCTAATGCAGGTACCCCATAATAAACAAGGAATAATAGAACAATTGATGGCGTACAACGCATAATAGTTGTATATAAATTCGCCATTTTTTGTAATACCTTCATTGAACTTAACTTTGCAGCGGCTAATAATAAGCCGAAGAATATACCTAGTACAATGGAAGACCCTGCAACTAAAAAGGTTACTTTTAAAAACGGCAATAATAAGGGAATAGCGTTCCAAATGTACGATGCATCAAAATACTTCTCCATTTCCTCACCAACTTTATCAATATCTTCACTAAAGGCAGCTAAATTTCAACGCCTTTGCTCTCCGTTTATTAAGAAAGACTGCTGAGTAACTTGACTCAGGCAGCCTTTTAAACATTATCGATTTACGTTTTCTAACACTTCAAATAAATCACGGCCATAAAACTCTTTACTTAATTCACTTGTTTTCTTTTGTTCTTTAATTTGGGCAATCGCTTTATCATAAGCATCCGCAAATTCTTGTTCTTTTTTATTGAACAGTGGCCATGTTTTAATCACTGCAAATTCGTTATAAACAACCTCATCCTTCAAATTATGATAAGCGCCATCGTCCGCTAATACTTGCTGCTTAAATGGACCTTCAATCATGACACCACCATCAACGCGTCCTTCATTTACCCATTGCACAACATCGACAGTAAAGGCATCACCTGCTTGTAATTTTACTTTGTTGTTAGGATTTGCTTTGTTGTACTCATCAATAATTGTATACTGGGCATTGTTAGCAGCAATCGGCGCTAATGAATAGCCTTTTGACGCAAAATCCGCTAATGTTTTAATCCCTTCATCTTCTTTGCGTAGCACTAAACCTGCACTACTTAATCCTAAAAATTCTTTAGGGAAAATGAATTTCTCTGTACGTTCCTGCGTGAAGAATGCATTTTTAACCCCAACTTGGTACTTCCCTTGCTCTACACCGATTAATAAGTCATCACTTGTAGTTCCAACATATTCGAACTTATATTCAGGTAATAGTTCATCTACTAGCTTCATTACTTCCACGTCGTAGCCTGTCGGATTACCTTTATCGTCAATATAGCTAATCGGCTTAGAAGCTTGATCGTATGCTACCTTCACAGTACGTACTTTAACCCCATCTTCTGTTTCATTTTTAGAAGCTTCGCCCGAACTGCATCCCGCTAATATAGCAAGAGAAGCCAACCCAACTGCTGCAATTTGAAATAATTTTTTCTTTTGTTTAAACATATGTCATTTCTCCTTCATCTCAAGTGATTGTATGATTACTGTTCAGATAATTTTTGTTGCTCAATGGCAGCTGTCGCTAATTTCAGTATCGTCATATCATCCATTGGTGGATTATGTAATCCTGCACGAACATTACGATAATAGCGTTGTAGCGGGTTTGTAAGCTGTAAACTTTTTGCTCCAACAACGCGCATCGCCTTATCCACGACATCAATCGCAATATTTGTCACCGTATGCTTGGCAACCGCCATTTCATTCGTTAAAGTATGGCGTCTAGTTGGATCATCATAAGCCTCGGCGACGCCATACAGGACAAAACGTGCCTGATGTAGCTTTAATTCAATGTCGCCTAATAACTGCTGTACATTTGGTAATGTGCTAATCGGGGCATTTAAACTGTTTGGTTGATGATGATTAGCAAAATGTAAAGCGTAATCTCTCGCTGCCTGTGCAATCCCTAAGTAAGTTGCAGGGATGTGCAAAATCCAGCCATTAATCTTGCCACCACTTGGATGACTCGGCAATTCTACTAAATGATGTGCAGGAACCACTACGTCCTGTAATACTAAATCATGACTGCTTGTGCCACGCATCGCTGACATTTGCCAGTTTTCTTCAATTGATAGCCCTGCTACATCTTTATGAATGAGGAAAAAGCCAATTTGCCCTTTTTCTTCAATCCAAGCAGACGTTAAAAAATAATCGAGTACGGGTGATGCAGTCGTAAATATTTTACGGCCATTTAATAACCAGCCATTCGCTGTCGATACGGCATTTGTTCCTGGACGGCCACCTCGCGTTGGACTACCAGTTGCTAATTCACTGACCGCTCGATTGATAATGGCACCTTGTTGTACTTTCTGTGCGAAATTTTGGAGTAGATCCTCAGTCCATAGCTTTTTGTCATATATTTCGCCAACAACACCTAATGTCCATCCAAGTGAAAGAGAGGCGTTTTCATCGTAACTAGCTAATGTTTCTTGAACGAGAATCATATCGTAAACAGATAATCCTTCTCCTCCATATTGTTTCGGTAAAGTTAGTTTTGGATAGCCGATTTGTAATAGCAGCTTATATGCCTCAAATGGAAACCGCGACTGTTCGTCGACTTCTACAGCCTCCGATTTGATTGGCTCTGCAATAGAAGCCAACTGCTCTAGCCAGTAACGCTGACGCTCCGTTTTAATAAATAACTCTTTCACAAAAATCTCCTTCTTCCCAAATTATATAAAACATATATATTTACTAAGAATTAACGGTTTAAAAAAATCTCTACCTACATTAAGTAGTGAGATAACTTGTGGTACTGAATTTTCTGATTCATTGACATTATAATACTTTCAACATAGTTAATTGTCAATGGGCTAATCACAAGTTTTTTAGTAAGTATTATAGGAATTATTGCCCTCTTTTATTTCACAACTTATTTTATGCACCAAGCTGTATTCAAAACATATGCTAACACTAAGAAAGAGGTGTATAAATGAACAATAATTTAAATTCATCTCCAAGTACTATAAACATGACACAAATGGCTCCTCAAATTATTCAAACAAAATTTGGAGATATTAATGGTGATGGTTTTTTTGAAACTGTATTTTTAATGGGTACTAAAACACCCGATAGTCCGCTCTGGAAAAACATTACACTTGTCATCTTTTACGGGCAGACACGGCAATTCGAACAAATCGGGCTGAAAGAAAACGTTGGCTATAGTCCTACCATTTTTCTAGGAGATTTTACTGGAGATCATATAGAAGATATTATGGTGATTTCTGATACTGGTGGTAGTGGTGGAATTATTAACGGTGAAATTTTTTCATCTATAAACGGCAAAGTACGTTCCATATTTGATACCGAGTCATTTAATAATAAACTAACTTACTCAGTCAACTACTTAAATAACTATAAAGCATCCGTGCGGAGTTTTAATCCTAAAAAGCAATATATTCTTGATTTACAATATAAAGGACCCGAGTACTTAGCGGAAATTTATAATCAAGATGGCACATTAAAGCAACCGATTGAAGGTTGGGTTGACCCTATTAGTGGCTTATATCCTGTTGATTTTGATCGCGATGGCACATATGAAATATTAGCTTATCAAGAAATTGCGGGCAGATATCATGCGGATGGTTTAGGATATGTTGAAAACATTTTAAAATGGAATGGTCGAGAGTTTGTCGTTGATCGACAATCTGTATCCATTTATGGTGAGGATTTAACATCGTAATGCTCATTAAGACCGGTAGCCCTCTAAAGATAAAACTACTATGCTAATTAGATTAAAAAAAATCCGTAGACAGCCCTACGGATTTTTAGTTATCAGGGATTTAAAGCCCCCTTTTTTATTTTTCCACTAAAGCGAAGTAATTGTTTTCAGGATCTGCAAAGTTAAACACTCTACCGA
This DNA window, taken from Lysinibacillus sp. FSL M8-0337, encodes the following:
- a CDS encoding amino acid ABC transporter ATP-binding protein; translation: MLKIKNIHKSFGDNEILKGVDLSIDKGDVVVILGPSGSGKTTLLRCINFLEKADQGHATFGTIDVDFQNVKKRDVHAIRQRVAFVFQNYNLFTNKTALENVTEGLVIGRKIAKAEAIEIGKKALDKVGLSEKYDAYPSQLSGGQQQRVGIARAVALNPDIILFDEPTSALDPELVGEVLTVMKNIAKEGTTMLVVTHEMGFAKDVANRVIFMDGGVVVEEGSPHDIFVSPKEERTKKFLKRVIPEDYTFYI
- a CDS encoding ABC transporter permease subunit (The N-terminal region of this protein, as described by TIGR01726, is a three transmembrane segment that identifies a subfamily of ABC transporter permease subunits, which specificities that include histidine, arginine, glutamine, glutamate, L-cystine (sic), the opines (in Agrobacterium) octopine and nopaline, etc.) codes for the protein MNYQFLVDTFFVALSGVPIALLVTVVALLVALPLGFLLALTRINKIPVIHHLAKIYVSFVRGTPIIIQIFIIYSSIPLILKMVFEKYHITYDIYKINPIWYAFIVFAFSTTAILIEVFRSALGTIEKGQLEAAHAVGLTTFQAYRRIIIPQALVVAMPNICTATVNLIKATSLGYAMSLPEITLKAKVAANVGYNYVEAYLDIFIVYLILCSTVEYLFKRYEQYLSKYKVANA
- a CDS encoding amino acid ABC transporter permease yields the protein MEKYFDASYIWNAIPLLLPFLKVTFLVAGSSIVLGIFFGLLLAAAKLSSMKVLQKMANLYTTIMRCTPSIVLLFLVYYGVPALAENIGLNLHAIETAFFVVVTFTLQFAAIMSEVIRSSYLAINKGQFEAAVSVGLTPFQAYRRIIFPQALVIALPNFGNAMIALLQEGALAYTIGLIDIVGKANLIIASNINAHALEIYIALAIVYWVLSIVIEKFFAILEKFFGKGKRTLETT
- a CDS encoding transporter substrate-binding domain-containing protein, which codes for MFKQKKKLFQIAAVGLASLAILAGCSSGEASKNETEDGVKVRTVKVAYDQASKPISYIDDKGNPTGYDVEVMKLVDELLPEYKFEYVGTTSDDLLIGVEQGKYQVGVKNAFFTQERTEKFIFPKEFLGLSSAGLVLRKEDEGIKTLADFASKGYSLAPIAANNAQYTIIDEYNKANPNNKVKLQAGDAFTVDVVQWVNEGRVDGGVMIEGPFKQQVLADDGAYHNLKDEVVYNEFAVIKTWPLFNKKEQEFADAYDKAIAQIKEQKKTSELSKEFYGRDLFEVLENVNR
- a CDS encoding acyl-CoA dehydrogenase family protein gives rise to the protein MKELFIKTERQRYWLEQLASIAEPIKSEAVEVDEQSRFPFEAYKLLLQIGYPKLTLPKQYGGEGLSVYDMILVQETLASYDENASLSLGWTLGVVGEIYDKKLWTEDLLQNFAQKVQQGAIINRAVSELATGSPTRGGRPGTNAVSTANGWLLNGRKIFTTASPVLDYFLTSAWIEEKGQIGFFLIHKDVAGLSIEENWQMSAMRGTSSHDLVLQDVVVPAHHLVELPSHPSGGKINGWILHIPATYLGIAQAARDYALHFANHHQPNSLNAPISTLPNVQQLLGDIELKLHQARFVLYGVAEAYDDPTRRHTLTNEMAVAKHTVTNIAIDVVDKAMRVVGAKSLQLTNPLQRYYRNVRAGLHNPPMDDMTILKLATAAIEQQKLSEQ